The Natator depressus isolate rNatDep1 chromosome 18, rNatDep2.hap1, whole genome shotgun sequence genomic interval aaaccccacttcttcagatgcatggagtgaaagttacagatgcagacataaatatactgacacatgaagagaagggagttatctcacaagtggagaaccagtgttgacaatgccaattcaatcagggtggatgtggtccactcccaacaatagatgaggaggtggtgacccaaccacatcagccacaccatcagaggctcattcacctgcatgtctactaatgttatatatgccatcatgtgccaacaatgcccctctgccatgtacattggccaaaccggacagtccctacgtaaaacaataaatggacacaaatcggacatcaggaatggtactTCACAAAAGCCAGagggagaacacttccatcttcctggacattctagaACAgctttgaaagtagctatacttgaacaaaaaaacttcagaaacagacttcaaagagaaacagcagaactaaaattcatttgcaaatttaacaccattaatctgggcttgaatagggactgggagtggctggctcattacaaaagcagctttgcctctcctggaattgacacctcctcatctattgttgggagtggaccacatccaccctgatcgaattggccctatcaacactggctctccacttgtgaggtaaactcccttctcttcatgtgtcagtatatttatgtctgcatctgtaactttcactccgtgcatctgaagaagtgaggtttttacccacgaaagcttatgctcaaataaatcttagtctttaaggtgctaccgtactccttgttgtttttatggatacagactaacatggctaccccctgatacctaGCAACAAAGATAGTTTTGAATCCAGAAAACTATCCCCATCGGATAATGAAAAACACCTTAGAACCAAAACCCTGCAAATCAAAGGGTGTGGGTGTATTCCACCTGGCACCTTCTGCATTTCTGTCTGAGTGTATCCTGCTGCCAGTTTAAAAAGGAGGATCTCTGGGAAATCCTGGATTTTGTACACTCCTGCAGGCACAGAATAAAGCCTGCATTCAGAGCCGAAGCAGCGGTATGCATGCTGGCATAGGCTACATTTGTTCACTTTTGCTACATCTAGTATATCTGAATACAAGGGCACTTGTGCGTATATTCAAATAAGGGGTCTCTTTTGACAGTTTTATTTAATTATCAGCATAAATCATTAGTAGCCAAGATTCCAGGGTTTTatccctagctctgccactgatttcctgagtgAGCTGGGGTAGGGATCTTAGGCACTCTGCGTCCCTTTAGCAATCTGTTGAATACGGAGCTCCTGCCTTCCAGGAACGTTGTGATTTGTTTGTAAGCCGCAGCGATTTGCCCACAAAAGGCACTAGAAAAAATGTGAAGTCtgatgattaataataaatagaatACAAGAGATGGTTAGAGGATTTGCAgtatctttttaaaatgggatacCCACATGAGACAGACCTTTATTTCTGTGGCAGTCCCAGAAAGACACATCATACCCTCCACCCTGATTAACTACAATGCAAACTTCTCCACAAGGGCCCGTGCTGGACTTGAACCAGAAACCTAGTGGAAATAAAAGcctgtttttctctttttatcaCTCTCCCATGCCACTGGGCTTAATTCTAACTCATCAGGAATTTCCCACATTACAGATGAGGCAGTGGGGCGAGTGGTGTAATTTTTAACACAGAATTCCGTCAGTGCTAAGGTGCtccttttattttagaaaaaaaaactacGTTCTATTTAGATGCCAAGTGAAGGCAAAAAGTGTGTTTTAAGGCACAACATATTTACAATGCACAAGTAACAGTCATTGCACAGGGTCCTTGTGGACTTGAAACCTGCATACAAACAACAAATGAAAACCCAAGGCTAGAGAGAGGGAGCATAAGAACTCCTTGGGCCCGCAGACCCACCTTctctcaggccagctgtgtgCAATTACTCTCAGCTAGCCTGGGCAGTTACCAGCATGAACACAACTTTATGAGCATCCACCACACCTCACTGAAACTGGAGAGTTTCTGTGAACACCAGCAGTAATCACTTGTGAGCTTTATCCATATGACCAAGGTCACCCCCACTGGCTCAGTAGACTGCTGCCCAATCAGATGGACATTTAAAAGAGCCTTTTAAGCTAGCTTCTTCATGAACATCTTGGGTAGCGGGATGTATCACTGATGCAGGAGCTGCAGAGCGTTGGATCTGGGAGACTACAGGGAAGGTTCTTGCAATTACTCAGACAATAGTGACATTGTGGGGCAGGGCGTGGTAGGGTTAGACAGACCTATGGTTCTTAAACTGACATCTCCAGGACATTCTGAACTCACTGCAGGACCCAGTCCACCTAAACACCTTCAGGAAGGGATGGATGCTCAAAGGGAGGAGAGTAAAATTAGATCCTCTCCTGCTTGCTCATTTTAGAGCCTActccaatgggggggggggggaacagggaggggtagtttttaatttgttgttgggtgggggtgggggacatcaGTGAGATCCTGCTCTCTGTTTCTGGCAACGGGGAGCCTCAGAAGGGATGTGGGGCTGGCTTGCTGTCCAGATCAGGGTACGGGCAAGGCGCATCTTGCTGATCAATCGACTGGTATGAGCTGCGTTCCCGGCCCACGCTGAGGAAACCTGCATGGGGAGGAATAGATGATGCTTTCAGACAATGCCAGCTCAGGAAGTCAAATAAACGTAGTTCAGCATTGCATCACATTCATTGCACCCTTGTTCTCCTTGCACCTAAGGAATTTTGTGACACGTGCTACTTGTAATTATGCTCATTCAAATAAAAGCACTCTTCCGTCCGAGTACAATTAGCACTGGGGGCAGGCAGGACTCCCTCACCCAACCTCCTTGCTTAGCAATGCACCATTTGCCAGTTGCATTACGAGTTTTTCTGAAGCAGAAACGGGCAATGGCCAGGTGCAGGATATCAGAAGGGACAGACCAGCGTGCGGCTGCAGTATGGCTAATTCTAGACCCCTCACTGTTGCCATTAGCTCTGAATAACAAACACTGATGCCCCAAGGTCCTCTACAGTTACAACTGCGTGTCAGGTGTTTTAATAATGGTGTAGTACAATCATGCTATAAGTGCAGCCCCCGGTCCAACTACATTTCTCATGAAGAAGGGGCCTAACACTTTTGCAGAGAGACAGTTCCTGGAAGGAGTATGGGACCAGGAACAAGCTGGAGAAGGGTTGGTCCAAGGCTTCCaaagcaaaataattttaataggTGGACGTGATGAGTCCTAGATCCTCACTCAGAACAACAAGCCAGGGCTGCTTTTCGTTCCCTGAGAGGTACTGCTCTTGCAGCCATGACGCTGAGTCGAATAGCCAGACCCACAATTACTGTTTGTTtcagcctgtttgaacagtttcCTGTGGGAGCCAGGGGAGACTAAATCCACGCTGCAATACATGAATACCTGGGGCACAATGTCTGGCTGGTGGAAATCAGTGAAGAGCTGAATGCATGATTCACTCATCAGTCTCTCTTCCTAATAAGCCCACCTCATATCTCTGAGTTACAAAGCAAAGTGTATCACACTCGGGCACTGTCTTTTAATACAACCGTGCCCTGATTATGTTACAAACACGGTTTGCTGTGTTAAGCATCTTACAGAGCCTTGATGCAGTGCCGTTGCaacgagagaaagagagaagctttttgTCTATCTATGCTGATCAACTATCATGAGAcagaaaattatttaaatcaatgccAGTCACCGACACATGTGACAACTGCTGCTGAAAGCAGGCAGGGGTCTGGGGGAGCTGCCAAGCAACAGACGGCTATTCTGCATAGAACGAAACCGACTATGAAGTGACCAGGAAAATACATAAGTGGAACAAAGTGGGATAGTTGCACTGCGGTGGGACAGACCTAGTGGCATGAAGGTGCCACTAGGAAAAGCTAACAGGAAGAGGCGTTTGGTGAATGCGTTAACCTCACATCAGTGACTCACACCTTGTACCGAAAGGCTGCAGTGAAGCCAGTTTGGGCTAGCGCAGGAAACTAGTGCTACCGGTTTTATTGAGTTCGGTCTAGTGACGGAGATGCCTAGGGCTAGAGACGAGATCCACGTCCTGGGCTCACcgttgggctggaagggatagCCCCGAAAACCTAGAGAGGTGAAGGGAACAGCACTCATTGCTCAATGACACCTACTCTTCCTGCCGCAAGCAAGTAGATGGTTACGTCTGGGTTACAAGCACAACAAGCAGCTGATGGATGTGGCTTGTGCCAAGTGCCTGGCAAGACTGTGCTGAGAACCCTCGGGGGCTGGGATCTCTGCATTCTGCTGGCAGTTTCATTAACAGCGTGGCAGGAGAGAGACTGGCAGGCATCAAAGCTGTTCCCCATTACACTAGGTGGGATGAGACTGGCATCCTGCAGCTGGCATCCCCAGGTGCCCAAGCTGATCCCATCTTCTGGATACTACAGCGCTCCCTTGCATGGGAGGCCTTACCCTCTGCAGGAGCCCAGAAGCAGCAAAGCAAGGACCTTCTAATATATCTCCACTTTCCTAGCAGCCAGGCAGTTCAGAGCCAGGAGCGGTGGAGTGGTGCATTAGCCCAAGCTGGTCTCCGAAGAGACGAGGGTGGAAAGCCGCTGTTCAGGAGGTTTTTTAGGAGGCAAAAAGCAGGCTCCAAAGTGCATGGTACCTTctgcaggaagggggaggagggcagcagcAAGGCTAATGACTGGCACAGTCCAACAGGGCCAGAATTTGCTTTGCAGCCTCTGCTTGCAGGACCCTCTGCCAAGGACGCCCCAAAAGAGAAGCTCAGTGGGGATTTGCAAGCCAGCTAGCTCAGACTCAGGGCTTGCCCTGTACACACTGCAGAAGGTCGTTTCACAGCAGCTAACACGCTCTTGTCTCAGCGGAGGTCACTGAGGAATTGTCAACTAGAGACACATTTCACCtacccaggatattggagagaccaGCTATTCCTCAGAACTGCCCCCCCTCCCAGTGAGGAACATATTAGCCCCATGtttcagaaggggaaactgaggcacagattaaaatgatttgcccaaggtgtcACAGCAAGGCTGGGATGAGAAGCCAGACTTTCATATCCATGCTCAGTTGACCCCACATCCTGCCCCCGTTCTCTCAACATGCTTTcatttctcccttctcctccctccttctgcCCCAGTCACAGCCAGCGGGAACAGAACTAGTCGGTGAGGAAGAAAGACACAAAGGCTTCCAGCCCGGCCATGGAACACACACAGctaagggagagggaagaggagacAGGCAGCTCAGTTACGCCGGACAAGGGGGATATCACTGGAGTCAATACCGTCACAGGTAAAGCGGCTGTCGGACGAGGACTCCAGGTCTGCAAGGGAAAAGAGGGAGAACATAAAAAATCCACAAAGCATGAGACCAAGTGGGAGCACAAGAAGGGGGCAAGGGGAGAACACAGACTGGGCAAGAGAGAGACCGGCCAGAACAGACAGAATCCAGCTGTGCGTATCCCAGACCGAGAGCGGGCGTGAAGGATCCAGAAGGCAGAATAAGCCCAGACTGACAACAGGAAAGGGCAGACGACATGGACGCGTGGCCTCCTACCTAGGTTGACGACGTACTCTCCCCCACGCTCCCGGTACATCTGATAGACAAAGAGACATGACAAGGGTTTGAGGAGGAGGCTGAAGATGGCCATGCCTGCATCGAAGCGCTGCAGGTCAGTCAGAGAGCTACCCCGGGGATAGAAGAGGCTGATGTTAATGATGTCCAGGAGGATCGTGATCAACAAGCCAGTCAGGAACTGGAAATCAAACACAAGGACATTGATTGGAAATCTGATTCACCACCAAGAGCCAAACAGCCCACACCAATGGAAATCAGAGTCTCAGGATGTAACGCGTCTCCATCCTTGAAGACCTGCATTCACGTGCCACCGGCTTTACTTTACCTTACCTCACCTCCAGGCCAGCCTGAAATTGTAACCATGGTGGCGTCTAGCATATGGAATCCACACCCCCTTGACAGGTGTATCACCCCCTTCCTGCTCATCTCTTAACACCTTACACTTTTCCCTGTAAAAGATGGATTTTCCTAAGAGGATGACTCGGTGTCATATTTACAATTATCTCTCCTCACCTGTCAGGGACCCTTTTTCCCCTCATTTGTATTTTCCAGGGTaagagagagatttatttttaaaatacattcagcACTTTGAGCTTGGGAGGGAGCAGATCAGTATCTTCAGTGGGACTCTTTGCCAAGTCAGGCTAGGTCCAAAATCCGTTGGTATGAAATGAGGTTTGACATGTCTGAGGTGGACACAAATTTCATATTTGTACTGCAGTGGCAGTTCCAATGAGGGACTCAGGTGGTATCGGATTTAAAAGAATACCATATGTGAGGATTTCAATATTCCTCTGACATGGTTGTGGCCCTAACAGTAGCTTTGTGCGAGCACATGAGAGGCAAAGTGGAACTGAGTCGCTTCTCTGCACtgtccaagctgagtgaaatgcCGAGAGCAAGCATGTAGCATTAATGGTCTATCCTAGTGCTTTTATACTGCCACCCCTCACTGTGGTATCCAGGCCCAAGCACCGAGAGTACATTACATTCGTTTAATTTTCAGATTCAATATTCtgtgttaataaaataaaaaacgtTTGTTGCTTGATAGATTAAGTTAACCAGCTACTGGCTCTTGGCAGGCGTTCTGTAAAGATGTACCATAGAGTCTAAggccagatcatctagtccaggggtggccaacttgtgTCTCTGGAGCCACAtacggctcttcagaggttaatatgcggctccttgtataggcaccgactccggggctggagctacaggtgccaactttccaatgtgctacaGGGTGCtccctgctcaacccctggctctgccccaggccccagccccactcccctccttcccccaaggcccccgccccttcccctgagtctgccgtgcccttgctcctcctcctgcgcCCCGCCCcacgagcctcctgcacaccacaaaacagctgatcgcggcgggcaggaggcgcaGGGATGGAGGGTTAGGTGCTGATAAGCAGTGCTGCtggagggtggggcgggggagctgactgggggctgctgatgtgttactgtggctctttggcaatgcacattggtaaattctggctcctcctcaggctcaggttggccacccccgatctagtctgacctctgacataacacaggtcatagaacttacCCAAAATcattcttgtttgaactagattctatcttttagaaaaacatccagtcttgatttaaaaatggtctctAATGGAGaactggtaaattgttccaatggttaactccCCTCACTGTTataatgtatgccttatttccagtctaaaatttgtctagcttctacttCCAGCCATAGGATCTTGTTAGATCTTTGTCAGAGAGAccaaagagcccattatcaaatatgtattccctatgtaggtacttataaatgTATCAAGTCATCTCTTAATTTTCCCTCATTAAACAGTTCCTCGAGTCTATcaccataaggcaggttttctaatcctttaagcattctcctggctcttctctgagccctctccaatttattagtccttcttgaactgtggacatcaGACTTATACACGTACTTAACTTTACTGCTGTAATTcatcccatagacttcaataagATCACTCACAATGCCAAAAGATAAGTATGTGTGTAAGTTTTTCCAGGATTAGGGCCAAGTTAATTCAAAAAGTTAGCAGTACTTTCCCTGTCCTACACCTGCCTAAGtccccctgccaatttttgtggcttCACAATCAaatttcctaattttaaaaaaacatttctttcCCTTATCATCATTTGAAAGGCCTGCACAAATGGGAGGGAACAACAGGACTAACTGCATATCAAGGGGAAACACTGAAACTGACCAgacaaaatgctgtcaaatacacaagacttaaaaaggagaaaaatattctCTCCACCGTGTTTTAGTTATAGTCATCTTCGGTCTTACTTCTACCAGTAGTAGGCAAAAAGTTGAGagactgtttttttaattagaaCGTGTCCCTTTCAAAGAGGCAGTCCCATTTATTTCTACGAACAAGCTGAACACTTGTGGTTTGTTTTAAagccgtggtggtggtggtggcatcATCGTCTTTTTTTCTCGCGAGTTTAACACGATGCAAGGTTAAGGGGTTCAGctaggagtgctcagcacccagcagatcccactggaaacaatgggtgctgaacacttttgaccttcagttaggtgcctaaatgagagctgagctattctgaaaatctggccgcTTGAGAGTCGGAAGTGCCCTTTTCAATTCTGAGCACAGCTGAAAAGTGGACTAGACTCTCAGGAATTTTTGCTATCCTCTCCTTAAAAGCAGCGACGTCTTCCCCACAACACCCTCTTACAGAGCCTGTTCAGGAAGGTGCCTGCCCCCAGACTTACCATGATTATTGCATCGATGGACTCTCGCTGAGCAATTGCCCAAACCCCCACTGCCAGGACGGTGAAGTTTCCCCATGCGTAGGATGGCGGAAGCCCCAAGCATCCCCTGGCAAACAAGGCACAAAAAAACCATTCAGAACATGTCTGACATGACTAGTGAGAGTTTAACCACTGGAACTCAACCCCCTTAGATCTGTGCATTGCAAGATTTCGATACGGAATGCTAGATCTGTTCCAGCAATATGCCGGGTTTTCCCCTGCGCGTCAGACTCCGGAGTTATCCTAATAACTGACTCCAGCAATACGAAAAGATTATTTCCCCACCCCTAGAATTCTATATATATAGGAATTATAGGCTGTCTGGATCAATCATGAGTAAGAGCCAAGAATTACTACTGCAAGATCTCTCCATTTGCTACTATAGGATCTCTGTATCAACACCCGCAAGAAGCCGATGATTCCCCTGCAATCTCAGTTAACCTTTCCCAGAGTTATATCTATCATTCCAACATCAGCTATGAGGCCAATTAAGCTCAAGCATTTACTACAGCACACACATGCAATTCACACAATCAAATCCCCTTCAAAGGGTTaggattttaaacaaaatgtaagTTTCTTTAGGGTCTCTTGACGTTTGTTCAGAACATTGTTCCCAGCTGGCCTCCATTGTAGCTATATATTTACCTCCACCCTGTTATGGAGATTTATTTACATCTAAAAATCTAATCACATATGCATgcttggcagaattcatttttttaataatttcaacaGCTAAATATCAATgttcatttttaagcttttttatttttatccatttaaatttccACAGTCGCAGGAAATTATGGAGGGAGTCAgactaattatttaatgacagtagaagttgagattcaaaaagttaaaatgtattgATACCAGTCAgatctgtgttcttggggaaccagggcacagtatctagcctgtctgactcatgaaagacacacaacagtctctgcttgaaccaaaaccgatcagagaaaagacttgcagagagcagtgaagggcattgggagacacacctagacccctcctgacaagggtgattAAGGCATCGCCATTAGTAcagagaatggagaacagaggccactcccctagcctcatctgcatgaaagatgggacagggagacatctccattagcatacagaatggacaacagagaaccgcactgaactctgggaccagaaaagcagggaagcactgcatcatgggggatctctgctccagatgttaatgaacctacgcctgcacacacccagctcaacAGTTATCAGACCAagtctagtaatgaatccttgattgatatccaaaatactgaagcagcctaattgcattgtgagcttcctgcaaggaacaccacccatagccaagagtgatcagctcctattgtctagcctaaagaaaacccttgagtcatcagtttaccacataaac includes:
- the AGTRAP gene encoding type-1 angiotensin II receptor-associated protein isoform X2, encoding MGAGRGCGKFGNMEVPAVNLKAIVLVHWLLTTWGCLGLPPSYAWGNFTVLAVGVWAIAQRESIDAIIMFLTGLLITILLDIINISLFYPRGSSLTDLQRFDAGMAIFSLLLKPLSCLFVYQMYRERGGEYVVNLGFLSVGRERSSYQSIDQQDAPCPYPDLDSKPAPHPF
- the AGTRAP gene encoding type-1 angiotensin II receptor-associated protein isoform X3, with the protein product MGAGRGCGKFGNMEVPAVNLKAIVLVHWLLTTWGCLGLPPSYAWGNFTVLAVGVWAIAQRESIDAIIMMYRERGGEYVVNLDLESSSDSRFTCDGFLSVGRERSSYQSIDQQDAPCPYPDLDSKPAPHPF
- the AGTRAP gene encoding type-1 angiotensin II receptor-associated protein isoform X1, whose protein sequence is MGAGRGCGKFGNMEVPAVNLKAIVLVHWLLTTWGCLGLPPSYAWGNFTVLAVGVWAIAQRESIDAIIMFLTGLLITILLDIINISLFYPRGSSLTDLQRFDAGMAIFSLLLKPLSCLFVYQMYRERGGEYVVNLDLESSSDSRFTCDGFLSVGRERSSYQSIDQQDAPCPYPDLDSKPAPHPF